The following coding sequences are from one Musa acuminata AAA Group cultivar baxijiao chromosome BXJ1-6, Cavendish_Baxijiao_AAA, whole genome shotgun sequence window:
- the LOC103988062 gene encoding pentatricopeptide repeat-containing protein At3g13880, giving the protein MRPAQMIIWQHTCRCLEGFPKHVSLYRSPKQHLSTLFPTQIQIPSPPTLSQPMYSELLLSATKSLSLIHGKEVHAHIIKACFTPCMFLQNVLLNMYCKCGDMSLAQHLFDTMPTRDTVSWNSLITGYSQVGVCRKSLDVFNEARSVQTKLDHFTYASALSVCSQIGDLKMGKVIHGMVLVSGFYQRVFLTNSLIDMYSKCGGISDASLVFDSSSELDDVSWNSMISAYVRIGWDVETLRNFAKMHRLGIKPNPFALGGVFKSCSSLSNSVILGKMVHGCVIKVGLDSDVFVGSAMIDLYAKNGLLSEAVMVFNSVPDPNVVVFNSMIAGFSRLETDGNNEHNYEAICLFSEMQRRGMRSSKFTFSSVLRACNFPHDFELGKQIHGQIFKNNLKRDEYIGSALIEMYSSSGSIEEGFKCFHSVLKQDIVTWTSMISGCIQVDHFEWALSLFHDLLGIGIKPDHFTLSCLMSACANLAVARSGEQIQCYAIKVGFNWFTIINNSQIFMYARSGDVDAANQTFQEMENRDVVSWSAMISSHAQHGCASDALMLFKEMEGCKVSPNHVTLLGVLTACSHGGLVDEGLRYFERMKVYYNLYPNAKHCACIVDLLGRAGRLVDAEKFILDSCFHDDPILWRALLGSCRVHKDTEMGTHAAERIMELEPHSPASYVLLYNMYLDAGRKSFAMRARDLMKERGVKKEPGLSWIEIGASVHSFVAGDNSHPESHAIYDKLEEMLSKIEKMGYIKMEALEINGSSPKQNGSFVNHHSEKLAVALGMIRLPQLAPIRVMKNLRVCVDCHTAMKLFSESEKREIVLRDPFRFHRFRGGLCSCGDYW; this is encoded by the exons ATGAGACCAGCACAGATGATAATATGGCAGCATACTTGCAGATGCCTTGAAGGATTTCCCAAGCATGTTAGCTTATACAGATCACCCAAACAACACTTGTCCACCCTTTTCCCAACCCAAATCCAAATTCCCTCTCCACCCACACTGTCACAACCCATGTACTCTGAACTCCTCCTATCTGCCACAAAATCCCTGTCTTTGATCCATGGGAAGGAAGTCCATGCCCACATTATCAAGGCCTGCTTCACACCTTGCATGTTTCTGCAGAACGTTCTCCTTAACATGTACTGCAAATGCGGTGACATGTCCCTTGCACAGCACCTGTTTGACACAATGCCTACAAGAGATACCGTCTCTTGGAATTCGCTTATTACTGGGTACTCTCAAGTTGGAGTGTGCCGCAAGTCCTTGGATGTTTTTAACGAGGCAAGGAGTGTGCAAACTAAGCTGGATCATTTCACCTATGCTAGTGCACTGAGTGTGTGCTCTCAAATTGGGGACCTGAAGATGGGGAAAGTGATTCACGGGATGGTTTTAGTTAGTGGATTTTATCAGCGTGTTTTCTTGACTAACTCACTTATTGATATGTACTCGAAATGTGGTGGGATCAGTGATGCGAGTCTTGTTTTTGATAGTTCAAGCGAATTggatgatgtttcttggaattctaTGATCTCAGCCTATGTTCGGATTGGTTGGGATGTGGAGACACTCAGGAATTTTGCCAAGATGCACCGGTTGGGAATAAAGCCGAATCCATTTGCTCTTGGTGGTGTCTTCAAGTCTTGCTCAAGCCTTAGCAATTCAGTTATACTTGGGAAGATGGTTCATGGGTGTGTAATTAAAGTTGGTTTGGACTCCGATGTATTTGTGGGCAGTGCAATGATAGACTTGTATGCAAAGAATGGCCTCTTGAGTGAAGCAGTCATGGTCTTTAACTCCGTGCCTGATCCTAATGTTGTTGTGTTCAATTCCATGATTGCTGGGTTTTCCCGGTTGGAGACAGATGGAAATAATGAACATAATTATGAAGCCATATGTCTCTTCTCCGAGATGCAAAGGAGAGGAATGAGATCTTCAAAGTTCACGTTCTCAAGTGTGCTGAGAGCTTGTAACTTCCCCCATGATTTTGAGCTGGGGAAGCAAATACATGGACAAATTTTCAAGAATAACCTCAAGCGTGATGAGTATATTGGAAGTGCACTAATTGAGATGTATTCGAGCTCAGGTTCCATTGAGGAAGGATTCAAATGTTTCCATTCTGTGCTTAAGCAAGACATTGTCACCTGGACATCCATGATATCTGGATGTATCCAGGTAGACCATTTTGAGTGGGCACTGAGCTTGTTTCATGATTTGTTGGGCATTGGCATAAAGCCTGACCACTTCACTTTATCATGTTTGATGAGTGCCTGTGCAAATTTAGCTGTGGCAAGGTCTGGAGAGCAGATCCAGTGTTATGCCATTAAAGTGGGATTTAATTGGTTCACCATTATAAATAACTCCCAGATATTTATGTATGCAAGGTCAGGAGATGTTGATGCTGCCAATCAGACATTTCAGGAGATGGAGAATCGTGATGTAGTGTCATGGTCTGCAATGATCTCAAGCCATGCACAACATGGTTGTGCAAGTGATGCTCTGATGCTTTTCAAGGAGATGGAAGGTTGCAAGGTTTCCCCAAACCATGTTACTTTGCTTGGTGTTCTTACTGCTTGTAGTCATGGAGGACTGGTTGATGAGGGACTCAG GTATTTCGAGCGCATGAAAGTATATTACAACTTGTATCCAAATGCAAAGCATTGCGCCTGTATTGTTGACCTCCTCGGACGTGCTGGGAGGTTGGTTGATGCCGAGAAATTCATACTAGACTCATGTTTTCATGATGATCCTATCCTATGGAGGGCTCTGTTGGGTTCTTGCCGAGTTCACAAGGACACTGAAATGGGTACACATGCGGCAGAACGAATAATGGAGCTTGAGCCTCATTCCCCTGCCTCATATGTGCTACTTTACAATATGTACCTCGATGCAGGAAGGAAATCCTTTGCGATGAGGGCAAGAGATTTAAtgaaagaaagaggagtgaagaaGGAACCAGGTCTTAGCTGGATTGAGATTGGTGCATCGGTTCATTCTTTTGTGGCAGGTGATAATTCCCACCCTGAAAGTCACGCAATATACGATAAACTAGAAGAAATGCTGTCCAAAATAGAGAAGATGGGTTATATCAAGATGGAGGCTTTGGAGATCAATGGTTCCAGTCCAAAACAGAATGGAAGTTTTGTGAACCATCACAGTGAGAAGTTGGCAGTAGCACTTGGAATGATTCGTCTACCCCAGTTGGCGCCAATTCGTGTTATGAAGAACTTGAGGGTGTGTGTGGACTGTCACACAGCAATGAAATTGTTCTCAGAGAgtgaaaagagggagattgtcctCAGAGATCCTTTCCGGTTCCATCGGTTTAGAGGTGGCTTATGTTCTTGTGGGGACTACTGGTAA
- the LOC135586575 gene encoding uncharacterized protein LOC135586575 isoform X2, translating to MTPPTNVAGQFGDTTYTKVFVGGLAWETQRDTMSKYFEQFGEILEAVVITDKNTGRSKGYGFVTFREPEAAMRACIDPSPVIDGRRANCNLASLGLQRSKPTTPLHGGSRNFRVVKSFQAGLQGGMGTAFASAAAAAATAFPHYAIQQGLPYYVYGFSPYSAEYNYATSYYNMYGGAATQYPLYGGAATGVAAGTTGYYPYFQFGQGGAAAAYPHQGQGYGMQYPQMLQYSAMTTTAGVTGFPSSLLHGAPVSLAMSPAAQAGMTMALTAPTLPSPTLHHYRHIPAHFAAPTAPEQPLA from the exons CCAAAGAGACACCATGAGTAAATACTTTGAGCAATTTGGGGAGATCCTCGAGGCTGTTGTCATCACTGATAAGAACACAGGAAGATCCAAAGGCTATGGATTT GTTACATTTCGCGAGCCGGAGGCTGCCATGAGAGCTTGCATAGATCCTTCTCCCGTCATCGATGGAAGGAGGGCTAACTGTAACCTTGCCTCCTTAGGGCTTCAAAGATCTAAACCTACAACACCTCTTCATG GAGGGAGCAGGAACTTTAGGGTCGTGAAATCTTTTCAGGCAGGCCTTCAAGGTGGGATGGGAACAGCTTTTGcttcggctgctgctgctgctgctaccgcCTTCCCTCATTATGCCATCCAACAAGGGCTTCCTTATTATGTCTATGG GTTCTCACCATATTCTGCTGAGTACAACTACGCTACG AGCTACTACAACATGTATGGTGGAGCAGCCACTCAATACCCACTCTACGGAGGAGCAGCAACTGGGGTGGCCGCTGGAACCACCGGCTACTACCCATACTTCCAGTTTGGACAGGGCGGCGCCGCCGCGGCTTATCCTCATCAGGGTCAAGGATACGGCATGCAGTACCCTCAAATGCTCCAATACTCTGCAATGACCACCACGGCGGGGGTGACGGGCTTCCCGTCCTCCCTGCTGCATGGAGCTCCCGTGTCCCTCGCCATGAGCCCCGCAGCACAGGCAG GCATGACAATGGCTCTCACAGCTCCAACCCTGCCGAGTCCAACACTCCATCACTACAGACACATTCCTGCTCACTTCGCTGCACCCACCGCACCAGAGCAACCCTTGGCCTAA
- the LOC135676438 gene encoding regulator of nonsense transcripts UPF3-like isoform X2, producing the protein MKDPPDRTKVVMRHLPPAISQSVLMEQIDGRFAGRYDWVCFRPGKNSQKDQIHSRAYLNFNNPEDVVEFAEFFDGHIFVNEKGAQFKALVEYAPSQQVPNIWSKKDGREGTISKDPEYMEFLELISKPVEHLPSAEVQLERKEAERAGAKETPIVTPLMDFVRRKRAAKVGVQGLSSGRKVNRRGSGVSSGNSSSSKRGPQKRKGTTSTYVLRNNMKKGSAKEKPTYILMSRREEQQPQVDKSVSVSSAMGKEALEDELASGAVECGKSKLMLLKGKEKEGSDPSRGVPQRQVFMPLVKRSPTSSSTHQASERITKSMLSREGRSYLSSSHPELQIHEINSKKDKRPPLPPNASLNVKDYISHNRSLDSVSDGDSNSHAAAYERSIGHGDRKSDMSFVSRSEDMKIHRGGRVSLSAVENGYHRHVGRRGLARDIKEVDGSLSVTEGKSSKRGSTGYSSHERQVWVQKS; encoded by the exons ATGAAGGATCCCCCCGATCGGACGAAGGTTGTGATGCGGCACTTGCCGCCGGCGATCTCGCAGTCGGTGCTGATGGAGCAGATCGATGGCAGGTTCGCCGGCCGCTACGATTGGGTGTGCTTTCGTCCCGGGAAGAACAG CCAAAAAGACCAAATACATTCTCGAGCATATCTTAACTTCAATAACCCAGAAGATGTGGTTGAGTTTGCTGAGTTCTTTGATGGACACATTTTTGtcaatgagaagg GTGCCCAGTTTAAGGCTCTTGTAGAGTATGCACCTTCACAACAAGTTCCAAATATATGGTCAAAGAAGGATGGTCGAGAAGGGACTATATCTAAGG ATCCTGAATATATGGAGTTTCTTGAGCTTATATCAAAGCCGGTGGAACATCTTCCTAGTGCTGAGGTTCAGCTGGAGAGGAAGGAAGCTGAAAGAGCTG GTGCGAAGGAAACACCTATTGTAACACCTCTAATGGATTTTGTTCGACGAAAAAGAGCAGCTAAAGTTGGCGTTCAG GGACTATCAAGTGGTCGTAAAGTCAATAGAAGAGGTTCAGGGGTTTCTTCTGGCAACTCAAGTTCTTCTAAAAGAGGCCCTCAGAAGCGCAAGGGCACTACTTCAACT TATGTTCTAAGGAACAATATGAAAAAGGGGAGTGCCAAAGAAAAACCAACTTACATATTAATGTCGAGGAGAGAAGAGCAGCAGCCTCAAGTAGATAAATCTGTGTCTGTATCTTCTGCAATGGGAAAAGAAGCTTtagaagatgaacttg CTTCTGGAGCTGTTGAATGCGGAAAGAGCAAACTCATGCTGTTgaaagggaaagagaaagaaggtTCTGAT CCATCTAGAGGAGTGCCGCAACGGCAGGTTTTTATGCCTTTAGTAAAAAGGTCACCAACTTCATCATCTACACACCAGGCAAGTGAAAGAATCACTAAAAGCATGCTCTCAAGGGAAGGGCGTTCGTATTTATCTTCATCCCATCCTGAGCTGCAAATACACGAGATAAATTCGAAGAAGGACAAGCGCCCACCTTTGCCTCCCAATGCAAGCTTAAATGTGAAGGATTATATATCACATAATCGATCACTTGATTCTGTTTCTGATGGTGATAGTAATTCACATGCTGCTGCCTATGAAAGGTCAATAGGTCATGGAGATAGAAAATCTGACATGTCTTTTGTCAGTAGAAGTGAGGACATGAAAATTCATAGAGGTGGACGAGTCAGTCTTTCTGCAGTGGAGAATG GTTATCATAGGCATGTTGGCCGTCGTGGATTAGCACGAGATATAAAGGAAGTGGATGGCTCTTTGAGTGTAACAGAGGGAAAGAGTTCCAAGAGAGGATCCACTGGCTACAGTTCCCATGAG AGACAAGTATGGGTTCAGAAATCCTGA
- the LOC135676439 gene encoding psbP domain-containing protein 4, chloroplastic-like has protein sequence METTLCSSCSFSVTYAPRHQLHPKRCSAVAANGGGFRGDGKRATGLFGRRCALASSLSLVSGMVLGSPGDGSAVTQGLLAGRIPGLSEPDENGWRQYRRPDDKSGGHGVGWSPIIPYSFKVPDGWQEVPVSIADLGGTEIDLRFASSKEGRLFVIVAPVRRFADIEGEAEIEMIGPPDKVISAFGPEVIGENVEGKVLSMEVAEHSGRKYYQFELEPPHVLITATAAGNRLYLFNVTGSGLQWKRHYKDLKQIADSFRVV, from the exons ATGGAAACCACCCTTTGCAGTAGCTGCAGCTTTTCTGTGACGTACGCACCCCGACATCAGCTCCATCCGAAGAGGTGCAGCGCAGTAGCAGCGAACGGAGGTGGATTTAGAGGGGATGGGAAGAGAGCCACGGGGTTGTTTGGGAGAAGGTGCGCGTTGGCTTCTAGTTTGTCGTTGGTTTCCGGGATGGTGTTGGGATCTCCTGGAGATGGGTCGGCAGTGACGCAGGGTCTCTTGGCCGGGAGGATCCCCGGCTTATCTGAGCCTGACGAGAATG GTTGGAGGCAATATCGTAGACCGGATGACAAATCCGGAGGCCATGGAGTGGGTTGGAGTCCAATAATCCCATACAGCTTCAAAGTTCCAGATGGCTGGCAAGAG GTTCCCGTATCGATTGCAGACCTCGGTGGCACAGAGATTGATCTAAGATTTGCAAGCTCCAAGGAAGGCCGACTGTTTGTTATCGTAGCTCCTGTTCGACGATTTGCCG ACATCGAAGGAGAAGCAGAAATCGAAATGATTGGACCACCGGACAAGGTCATCAGTGCTTTCGGCCCCGAAGTAATTGGTGAAAACGTAGAAGGTAAAGTATTGAGCATGGAAGTAGCAGAACATTCAGGAAGGAAATATTATCAATTTGAATTGGAACCACCTCACGTCCTAATCACAGCTACGGCTGCTGGAAACCGACTCTACTTGTTCAATGTAACAGGAAGCG GTCTTCAGTGGAAGAGACACTACAAGGATTTAAAACAGATTGCGGACTCCTTTCGTGTCGTCTAG
- the LOC135676440 gene encoding uncharacterized protein LOC135676440 codes for MACMLGSTSILPRRHTTTPVSLFDWGKRRKAEEKPPYKYHDIDHPFSRSLVANTHLRGRELKCCYRASIDGFSAVDFHRCCDFKGPCVVVGYTTTSFKFGAFNPEGYRSTDDYYDTFDAFVFYWKEAGGSAAADDPVILPKVGGSGAAIFDYARGGPQFGADGLLIGPPLTPVMGVFTGPDASSGVGDLRQAKSRLGLSYAKREDGKESVFGDVPKATLVEVQVFCCPQIASLY; via the exons ATGGCTTGCATGCTTGGTTCCACTTCCATCCTCCCGAGAAGGCATACAACAACGCCTGTAAGCCTCTTTGACTGGGGGAAGCGCCGGAAAGCAGAGGAGAAACCTCCATACAAGTATCATGACATCGATCACCCCTTCTCTCGATCACTAGTGGCCAACACGCACCTGAGAG GTAGGGAGCTGAAATGCTGCTACAGAGCCTCCATCGACGGCTTCAGCGCCGTCGACTTCCACCGCTGCTGCGACTTCAAGGGCCCTTGTGTGGTGGTGGGCTACACCACCACGTCCTTCAAGTTCGGCGCATTCAACCCCGAAGGATACAGGAGCACCGACGACTACTACGACACTTTCGACGCCTTCGTCTTCTACTGGAAGGAGGCCGGTGGCTCTGCAGCAGCGGATGATCCGGTCATACTGCCCAAGGTCGGCGGCAGCGGCGCCGCTATTTTCGATTACGCGAGAGGCGGCCCGCAGTTCGGAGCTGACGGCCTACTCATCGGCCCGCCGCTTACGCCGGTGATGGGTGTCTTCACGGGGCCGGACGCAAGCTCCGGCGTCGGTGATCTGAGACAAGCCAAGTCCAGGTTGGGGCTGTCTTATGCGAAGAGGGAGGACGGGAAGGAGTCGGTGTTTGGAGACGTGCCTAAAGCGACACTTGTTGAGGTGCAGGTCTTCTGTTGCCCGCAGATTGCAAGCTTGTACTGA
- the LOC135586575 gene encoding uncharacterized protein LOC135586575 isoform X1: MTPPTNVAGQFGDTTYTKVFVGGLAWETQRDTMSKYFEQFGEILEAVVITDKNTGRSKGYGFVTFREPEAAMRACIDPSPVIDGRRANCNLASLGLQRSKPTTPLHGGSRNFRVVKSFQAGLQGGMGTAFASAAAAAATAFPHYAIQQGLPYYVYGFSPYSAEYNYATSDHQSYYNMYGGAATQYPLYGGAATGVAAGTTGYYPYFQFGQGGAAAAYPHQGQGYGMQYPQMLQYSAMTTTAGVTGFPSSLLHGAPVSLAMSPAAQAGMTMALTAPTLPSPTLHHYRHIPAHFAAPTAPEQPLA; this comes from the exons CCAAAGAGACACCATGAGTAAATACTTTGAGCAATTTGGGGAGATCCTCGAGGCTGTTGTCATCACTGATAAGAACACAGGAAGATCCAAAGGCTATGGATTT GTTACATTTCGCGAGCCGGAGGCTGCCATGAGAGCTTGCATAGATCCTTCTCCCGTCATCGATGGAAGGAGGGCTAACTGTAACCTTGCCTCCTTAGGGCTTCAAAGATCTAAACCTACAACACCTCTTCATG GAGGGAGCAGGAACTTTAGGGTCGTGAAATCTTTTCAGGCAGGCCTTCAAGGTGGGATGGGAACAGCTTTTGcttcggctgctgctgctgctgctaccgcCTTCCCTCATTATGCCATCCAACAAGGGCTTCCTTATTATGTCTATGG GTTCTCACCATATTCTGCTGAGTACAACTACGCTACG TCTGATCACCAGAGCTACTACAACATGTATGGTGGAGCAGCCACTCAATACCCACTCTACGGAGGAGCAGCAACTGGGGTGGCCGCTGGAACCACCGGCTACTACCCATACTTCCAGTTTGGACAGGGCGGCGCCGCCGCGGCTTATCCTCATCAGGGTCAAGGATACGGCATGCAGTACCCTCAAATGCTCCAATACTCTGCAATGACCACCACGGCGGGGGTGACGGGCTTCCCGTCCTCCCTGCTGCATGGAGCTCCCGTGTCCCTCGCCATGAGCCCCGCAGCACAGGCAG GCATGACAATGGCTCTCACAGCTCCAACCCTGCCGAGTCCAACACTCCATCACTACAGACACATTCCTGCTCACTTCGCTGCACCCACCGCACCAGAGCAACCCTTGGCCTAA
- the LOC135676438 gene encoding regulator of nonsense transcripts UPF3-like isoform X1, whose product MKDPPDRTKVVMRHLPPAISQSVLMEQIDGRFAGRYDWVCFRPGKNSQKDQIHSRAYLNFNNPEDVVEFAEFFDGHIFVNEKGAQFKALVEYAPSQQVPNIWSKKDGREGTISKDPEYMEFLELISKPVEHLPSAEVQLERKEAERAGAKETPIVTPLMDFVRRKRAAKVGVQGLSSGRKVNRRGSGVSSGNSSSSKRGPQKRKGTTSTYVLRNNMKKGSAKEKPTYILMSRREEQQPQVDKSVSVSSAMGKEALEDELASGAVECGKSKLMLLKGKEKEGSDPSRGVPQRQVFMPLVKRSPTSSSTHQASERITKSMLSREGRSYLSSSHPELQIHEINSKKDKRPPLPPNASLNVKDYISHNRSLDSVSDGDSNSHAAAYERSIGHGDRKSDMSFVSRSEDMKIHRGGRVSLSAVENGYHRHVGRRGLARDIKEVDGSLSVTEGKSSKRGSTGYSSHEVNYEKIVFLNRTLLSYD is encoded by the exons ATGAAGGATCCCCCCGATCGGACGAAGGTTGTGATGCGGCACTTGCCGCCGGCGATCTCGCAGTCGGTGCTGATGGAGCAGATCGATGGCAGGTTCGCCGGCCGCTACGATTGGGTGTGCTTTCGTCCCGGGAAGAACAG CCAAAAAGACCAAATACATTCTCGAGCATATCTTAACTTCAATAACCCAGAAGATGTGGTTGAGTTTGCTGAGTTCTTTGATGGACACATTTTTGtcaatgagaagg GTGCCCAGTTTAAGGCTCTTGTAGAGTATGCACCTTCACAACAAGTTCCAAATATATGGTCAAAGAAGGATGGTCGAGAAGGGACTATATCTAAGG ATCCTGAATATATGGAGTTTCTTGAGCTTATATCAAAGCCGGTGGAACATCTTCCTAGTGCTGAGGTTCAGCTGGAGAGGAAGGAAGCTGAAAGAGCTG GTGCGAAGGAAACACCTATTGTAACACCTCTAATGGATTTTGTTCGACGAAAAAGAGCAGCTAAAGTTGGCGTTCAG GGACTATCAAGTGGTCGTAAAGTCAATAGAAGAGGTTCAGGGGTTTCTTCTGGCAACTCAAGTTCTTCTAAAAGAGGCCCTCAGAAGCGCAAGGGCACTACTTCAACT TATGTTCTAAGGAACAATATGAAAAAGGGGAGTGCCAAAGAAAAACCAACTTACATATTAATGTCGAGGAGAGAAGAGCAGCAGCCTCAAGTAGATAAATCTGTGTCTGTATCTTCTGCAATGGGAAAAGAAGCTTtagaagatgaacttg CTTCTGGAGCTGTTGAATGCGGAAAGAGCAAACTCATGCTGTTgaaagggaaagagaaagaaggtTCTGAT CCATCTAGAGGAGTGCCGCAACGGCAGGTTTTTATGCCTTTAGTAAAAAGGTCACCAACTTCATCATCTACACACCAGGCAAGTGAAAGAATCACTAAAAGCATGCTCTCAAGGGAAGGGCGTTCGTATTTATCTTCATCCCATCCTGAGCTGCAAATACACGAGATAAATTCGAAGAAGGACAAGCGCCCACCTTTGCCTCCCAATGCAAGCTTAAATGTGAAGGATTATATATCACATAATCGATCACTTGATTCTGTTTCTGATGGTGATAGTAATTCACATGCTGCTGCCTATGAAAGGTCAATAGGTCATGGAGATAGAAAATCTGACATGTCTTTTGTCAGTAGAAGTGAGGACATGAAAATTCATAGAGGTGGACGAGTCAGTCTTTCTGCAGTGGAGAATG GTTATCATAGGCATGTTGGCCGTCGTGGATTAGCACGAGATATAAAGGAAGTGGATGGCTCTTTGAGTGTAACAGAGGGAAAGAGTTCCAAGAGAGGATCCACTGGCTACAGTTCCCATGAGGTGAACTATGAGAAGATAGTATTTCTCAACCGCACCCTCCTTTCATACGATTGA
- the LOC135586575 gene encoding uncharacterized protein LOC135586575 isoform X3: MTPPTNVAGQFGDTTYTKVFVGGLAWETQRDTMSKYFEQFGEILEAVVITDKNTGRSKGYGFVTFREPEAAMRACIDPSPVIDGRRANCNLASLGLQRSKPTTPLHGGSRNFRVVKSFQAGLQGGMGTAFASAAAAAATAFPHYAIQQGLPYYVYGFSPYSAEYNYATSDHQSYYNMYGGAATQYPLYGGAATGVAAGTTGYYPYFQFGQGGAAAAYPHQGQGYGMQYPQMLQYSAMTTTAGVTGFPSSLLHGAPVSLAMSPAAQAVSSALKQA; the protein is encoded by the exons CCAAAGAGACACCATGAGTAAATACTTTGAGCAATTTGGGGAGATCCTCGAGGCTGTTGTCATCACTGATAAGAACACAGGAAGATCCAAAGGCTATGGATTT GTTACATTTCGCGAGCCGGAGGCTGCCATGAGAGCTTGCATAGATCCTTCTCCCGTCATCGATGGAAGGAGGGCTAACTGTAACCTTGCCTCCTTAGGGCTTCAAAGATCTAAACCTACAACACCTCTTCATG GAGGGAGCAGGAACTTTAGGGTCGTGAAATCTTTTCAGGCAGGCCTTCAAGGTGGGATGGGAACAGCTTTTGcttcggctgctgctgctgctgctaccgcCTTCCCTCATTATGCCATCCAACAAGGGCTTCCTTATTATGTCTATGG GTTCTCACCATATTCTGCTGAGTACAACTACGCTACG TCTGATCACCAGAGCTACTACAACATGTATGGTGGAGCAGCCACTCAATACCCACTCTACGGAGGAGCAGCAACTGGGGTGGCCGCTGGAACCACCGGCTACTACCCATACTTCCAGTTTGGACAGGGCGGCGCCGCCGCGGCTTATCCTCATCAGGGTCAAGGATACGGCATGCAGTACCCTCAAATGCTCCAATACTCTGCAATGACCACCACGGCGGGGGTGACGGGCTTCCCGTCCTCCCTGCTGCATGGAGCTCCCGTGTCCCTCGCCATGAGCCCCGCAGCACAGGCAG TGTCTTCTGCTCTAAAACAGGCATGA
- the LOC135586575 gene encoding uncharacterized protein LOC135586575 isoform X4, whose amino-acid sequence MTPPTNVAGQFGDTTYTKVFVGGLAWETQRDTMSKYFEQFGEILEAVVITDKNTGRSKGYGFVTFREPEAAMRACIDPSPVIDGRRANCNLASLGLQRSKPTTPLHGGSRNFRVVKSFQAGLQGGMGTAFASAAAAAATAFPHYAIQQGLPYYVYGFSPYSAEYNYATSDHQSYYNMYGGAATQYPLYGGAATGVAAGTTGYYPYFQFGQGGAAAAYPHQGQGYGMQYPQMLQYSAMTTTAGVTGFPSSLLHGAPVSLAMSPAAQCLLL is encoded by the exons CCAAAGAGACACCATGAGTAAATACTTTGAGCAATTTGGGGAGATCCTCGAGGCTGTTGTCATCACTGATAAGAACACAGGAAGATCCAAAGGCTATGGATTT GTTACATTTCGCGAGCCGGAGGCTGCCATGAGAGCTTGCATAGATCCTTCTCCCGTCATCGATGGAAGGAGGGCTAACTGTAACCTTGCCTCCTTAGGGCTTCAAAGATCTAAACCTACAACACCTCTTCATG GAGGGAGCAGGAACTTTAGGGTCGTGAAATCTTTTCAGGCAGGCCTTCAAGGTGGGATGGGAACAGCTTTTGcttcggctgctgctgctgctgctaccgcCTTCCCTCATTATGCCATCCAACAAGGGCTTCCTTATTATGTCTATGG GTTCTCACCATATTCTGCTGAGTACAACTACGCTACG TCTGATCACCAGAGCTACTACAACATGTATGGTGGAGCAGCCACTCAATACCCACTCTACGGAGGAGCAGCAACTGGGGTGGCCGCTGGAACCACCGGCTACTACCCATACTTCCAGTTTGGACAGGGCGGCGCCGCCGCGGCTTATCCTCATCAGGGTCAAGGATACGGCATGCAGTACCCTCAAATGCTCCAATACTCTGCAATGACCACCACGGCGGGGGTGACGGGCTTCCCGTCCTCCCTGCTGCATGGAGCTCCCGTGTCCCTCGCCATGAGCCCCGCAGCACAG TGTCTTCTGCTCTAA